One region of Malania oleifera isolate guangnan ecotype guangnan chromosome 6, ASM2987363v1, whole genome shotgun sequence genomic DNA includes:
- the LOC131157157 gene encoding ruBisCO large subunit-binding protein subunit beta, chloroplastic isoform X2 → MSSVGFLVPPGSYTVDKKFLSLFDRLASLASISSDSVVSRRQNVVLHKRCSPKVGAMAKELYLNKDGSAIKKLQIGVNKLADLVGVTLGPKGRNVVLESKYGSPKIVNDGVTVAKEVELEDPVENIGAKLVRQAASKTNDLAGDGTTTSVVLAQGLIAEGVKVVAAGANPVQITRGIENTIKALVAELKLMSKEVEEIELADVAAVSAGNNYEVGNMIAEAMSKVGRKGVVTLEEGKSAENSLYVVEGMQFDRGYISPYFVTDSDKMAVEYENCKLLLVDKKITNARDLINVLEDAIRGGYPILIIAEDIEQEALATLVVNKLRGALKIGALKAPGFGERRSQYLDDIAILTGGTVIRDEVGLSLDKADKEVLGHAAKVVLTKDTTTIVGDGSTEGAVNKRVAQIRNLVEATEQDYEKEKLNERTAKLSGGVAVIQVGAQTETELKEKKLRVEDALNATKAAVEEGIVVGGGCTLLRLASKVDTIKNTLDNDEQKVGADIVKRALSYPMKLIAKNAGVNGSVVIEKVLSSDNPKYGYNAAIGKYEDLMAAGIIDPTKVIRCCLEHAASVARTFLTSDAVVVDIKEPEPIAAGNPMDNSGYGY, encoded by the exons ATGTCTTCAGTTGGCTTTTTGGTTCCTCCTGGCAGCTATACAGTGGATAAGAAGTTTCTGAGTTTGTTTGACAGATTGGCTTCACTTGCCTCCATATCTTCAGATTCTGTAGTCAGCCGGAGACAGAATGTAGTTCTGCATAAGAGGTGTTCTCCCAAGGTTGGGGCAATGGCTAAGGAGTTGTACCTCAATAAGGATGGTTCTGCTATCAAGAAGCTACAG ATTGGGGTTAACAAGCTTGCAGATCTGGTCGGGGTCACTCTTGGTCCAAAAGGGAGGAATGTTGTTTTGGAGAGCAAGTATGGTTCACCGAAAATTGTTAATGATGGTGTGACTGTGGCCAAAGAG GTTGAGTTGGAGGACCCTGTTGAGAACATAGGTGCAAAGTTGGTGAGGCAAGCTGCCTCAAAGACCAATGATTTAGCTGGAGATGGCACAACTACTTCTGTTGTCTTGGCCCAGGGTCTGATTGCTGAAGGTGTTAAG GTGGTAGCAGCTGGGGCAAACCCTGTTCAGATCACTAGGGGTATTGAGAACACCATCAAAGCTCTAGTAGCTGAGCTTaagttgatgtcaaaagag gttgaagaaattgAACTGGCAGATGTAGCTGCAGTTAGTGCAGGTAACAACTATGAAGTTGGAAATATGATAGCTGAAGCGATGAGTAAAGTGGGAAGAAAGGGTGTAGTGACCCTGGAAGAAGGGAAAAGTGCTGAGAACAGCTTGTATGTTGTAGAAGGAATGCAGTTTGATCGTGGTTATATCTCCCCTTACTTTGTTACTGACAGTGATAAGATGGCTGTTGAATATGAAAATTGCAAG TTGCTACTTGTTGACAAAAAGATAACAAATGCAAGGGATCTTATTAATGTTTTGGAAGATGCTATTAGAGGGGGATATCCAATCTTGATTATTGCAGAAGACATTGAGCAGGAAGCTCTTGCTACTCTTGTCGTGAACAAGCTTAGAGGGGCTCTAAAGATTGGTGCACTTAAAGCTCCTGGTTTCGGAGAGCGCAGGAGCCAATATCTTGATGATATTGCTATCCTTACTGGAG GAACTGTGATTAGAGATGAGGTTGGATTATCCCTGGACAAGGCTGACAAGGAGGTTTTGGGGCATGCTGCCAAAGTGGTGCTCACCAAGGATACAACCACAATTGTTGGTGATGGCAGCACTGAGGGTGCAGTTAATAAACGAGTTGCCCAGATCAGAAACCTTGTTGAG GCAACTGAGCAAGACTATGAAAAAGAGAAACTTAATGAAAGAACTGCAAAACTTTCAGGTGGTGTTGCTGTCATTCAG gttggagcacaaacaGAAACAGAACTTAAAGAAAAGAAATTGAGAGTAGAGGATGCCCTCAATGCGACAAAG gCAGCTGTTGAGGAAGGTATTGTAGTTGGTGGTGGGTGCACACTGTTGCGACTTGCATCAAAGGTTGACACCATCAAGAACACTCTCGATAATGATGAGCAAAAG GTTGGAGCAGATATTGTTAAAAGGGCATTAAGTTATCCAATGAAGTTAATTGCCAAGAATGCAGGGGTCAATGGAAGTGTTGTGATTGAAAAG GTGCTTTCTAGTGACAATCCGAAGTATGGTTACAATGCTGCAATTGGGAAGTATGAGGATTTGATGGCTGCTGGCATTATTGATCCAACGAAG GTGATAAGATGCTGCCTGGAGCATGCAGCTTCAGTTGCAAGGACCTTCCTCACATCTGATGCTGTGGTAGTGGACATCAAGGAACCTGAACCTATTGCTGCAGGAAACCCCATGGATAATTCAG GTTATGGATACTGA
- the LOC131157157 gene encoding ruBisCO large subunit-binding protein subunit beta, chloroplastic isoform X1, producing MSSVGFLVPPGSYTVDKKFLSLFDRLASLASISSDSVVSRRQNVVLHKRCSPKVGAMAKELYLNKDGSAIKKLQIGVNKLADLVGVTLGPKGRNVVLESKYGSPKIVNDGVTVAKEVELEDPVENIGAKLVRQAASKTNDLAGDGTTTSVVLAQGLIAEGVKVVAAGANPVQITRGIENTIKALVAELKLMSKEVEEIELADVAAVSAGNNYEVGNMIAEAMSKVGRKGVVTLEEGKSAENSLYVVEGMQFDRGYISPYFVTDSDKMAVEYENCKLLLVDKKITNARDLINVLEDAIRGGYPILIIAEDIEQEALATLVVNKLRGALKIGALKAPGFGERRSQYLDDIAILTGGTVIRDEVGLSLDKADKEVLGHAAKVVLTKDTTTIVGDGSTEGAVNKRVAQIRNLVEATEQDYEKEKLNERTAKLSGGVAVIQVGAQTETELKEKKLRVEDALNATKAAVEEGIVVGGGCTLLRLASKVDTIKNTLDNDEQKVGADIVKRALSYPMKLIAKNAGVNGSVVIEKVLSSDNPKYGYNAAIGKYEDLMAAGIIDPTKSLRVGPSLHDELSLSLSLPPRKSFTPDVDNRMWTWFIPKAMDNPKTIRGQAIFESCLKSKNIHCANLENMYSQSANDKCRCQVNLYWC from the exons ATGTCTTCAGTTGGCTTTTTGGTTCCTCCTGGCAGCTATACAGTGGATAAGAAGTTTCTGAGTTTGTTTGACAGATTGGCTTCACTTGCCTCCATATCTTCAGATTCTGTAGTCAGCCGGAGACAGAATGTAGTTCTGCATAAGAGGTGTTCTCCCAAGGTTGGGGCAATGGCTAAGGAGTTGTACCTCAATAAGGATGGTTCTGCTATCAAGAAGCTACAG ATTGGGGTTAACAAGCTTGCAGATCTGGTCGGGGTCACTCTTGGTCCAAAAGGGAGGAATGTTGTTTTGGAGAGCAAGTATGGTTCACCGAAAATTGTTAATGATGGTGTGACTGTGGCCAAAGAG GTTGAGTTGGAGGACCCTGTTGAGAACATAGGTGCAAAGTTGGTGAGGCAAGCTGCCTCAAAGACCAATGATTTAGCTGGAGATGGCACAACTACTTCTGTTGTCTTGGCCCAGGGTCTGATTGCTGAAGGTGTTAAG GTGGTAGCAGCTGGGGCAAACCCTGTTCAGATCACTAGGGGTATTGAGAACACCATCAAAGCTCTAGTAGCTGAGCTTaagttgatgtcaaaagag gttgaagaaattgAACTGGCAGATGTAGCTGCAGTTAGTGCAGGTAACAACTATGAAGTTGGAAATATGATAGCTGAAGCGATGAGTAAAGTGGGAAGAAAGGGTGTAGTGACCCTGGAAGAAGGGAAAAGTGCTGAGAACAGCTTGTATGTTGTAGAAGGAATGCAGTTTGATCGTGGTTATATCTCCCCTTACTTTGTTACTGACAGTGATAAGATGGCTGTTGAATATGAAAATTGCAAG TTGCTACTTGTTGACAAAAAGATAACAAATGCAAGGGATCTTATTAATGTTTTGGAAGATGCTATTAGAGGGGGATATCCAATCTTGATTATTGCAGAAGACATTGAGCAGGAAGCTCTTGCTACTCTTGTCGTGAACAAGCTTAGAGGGGCTCTAAAGATTGGTGCACTTAAAGCTCCTGGTTTCGGAGAGCGCAGGAGCCAATATCTTGATGATATTGCTATCCTTACTGGAG GAACTGTGATTAGAGATGAGGTTGGATTATCCCTGGACAAGGCTGACAAGGAGGTTTTGGGGCATGCTGCCAAAGTGGTGCTCACCAAGGATACAACCACAATTGTTGGTGATGGCAGCACTGAGGGTGCAGTTAATAAACGAGTTGCCCAGATCAGAAACCTTGTTGAG GCAACTGAGCAAGACTATGAAAAAGAGAAACTTAATGAAAGAACTGCAAAACTTTCAGGTGGTGTTGCTGTCATTCAG gttggagcacaaacaGAAACAGAACTTAAAGAAAAGAAATTGAGAGTAGAGGATGCCCTCAATGCGACAAAG gCAGCTGTTGAGGAAGGTATTGTAGTTGGTGGTGGGTGCACACTGTTGCGACTTGCATCAAAGGTTGACACCATCAAGAACACTCTCGATAATGATGAGCAAAAG GTTGGAGCAGATATTGTTAAAAGGGCATTAAGTTATCCAATGAAGTTAATTGCCAAGAATGCAGGGGTCAATGGAAGTGTTGTGATTGAAAAG GTGCTTTCTAGTGACAATCCGAAGTATGGTTACAATGCTGCAATTGGGAAGTATGAGGATTTGATGGCTGCTGGCATTATTGATCCAACGAAG AGCCTTCGGGTCGGTCCAAGCCTCCACgatgaactctctctctctctctctctcccaccaAGGAAAAGTTTTACCCCAGATGTTGATAATAGAATGTGGACTTGGTTCATTCCTAAGGCAATGGACAACCCAAAAACAATACGAGGACAAGCTATCTTTGAAAGCTGCTTGAAATCCAAAAACATACACTGCGCGAATCTTGAGAACATGTACTCCCAGTCAGCAAACGACAAGTGCAGATGTCAAGTTAATCTTTATTGGTGTTGA
- the LOC131157157 gene encoding ruBisCO large subunit-binding protein subunit beta, chloroplastic isoform X4, whose product MAKELYLNKDGSAIKKLQIGVNKLADLVGVTLGPKGRNVVLESKYGSPKIVNDGVTVAKEVELEDPVENIGAKLVRQAASKTNDLAGDGTTTSVVLAQGLIAEGVKVVAAGANPVQITRGIENTIKALVAELKLMSKEVEEIELADVAAVSAGNNYEVGNMIAEAMSKVGRKGVVTLEEGKSAENSLYVVEGMQFDRGYISPYFVTDSDKMAVEYENCKLLLVDKKITNARDLINVLEDAIRGGYPILIIAEDIEQEALATLVVNKLRGALKIGALKAPGFGERRSQYLDDIAILTGGTVIRDEVGLSLDKADKEVLGHAAKVVLTKDTTTIVGDGSTEGAVNKRVAQIRNLVEATEQDYEKEKLNERTAKLSGGVAVIQVGAQTETELKEKKLRVEDALNATKAAVEEGIVVGGGCTLLRLASKVDTIKNTLDNDEQKVGADIVKRALSYPMKLIAKNAGVNGSVVIEKVLSSDNPKYGYNAAIGKYEDLMAAGIIDPTKVIRCCLEHAASVARTFLTSDAVVVDIKEPEPIAAGNPMDNSGYGY is encoded by the exons ATGGCTAAGGAGTTGTACCTCAATAAGGATGGTTCTGCTATCAAGAAGCTACAG ATTGGGGTTAACAAGCTTGCAGATCTGGTCGGGGTCACTCTTGGTCCAAAAGGGAGGAATGTTGTTTTGGAGAGCAAGTATGGTTCACCGAAAATTGTTAATGATGGTGTGACTGTGGCCAAAGAG GTTGAGTTGGAGGACCCTGTTGAGAACATAGGTGCAAAGTTGGTGAGGCAAGCTGCCTCAAAGACCAATGATTTAGCTGGAGATGGCACAACTACTTCTGTTGTCTTGGCCCAGGGTCTGATTGCTGAAGGTGTTAAG GTGGTAGCAGCTGGGGCAAACCCTGTTCAGATCACTAGGGGTATTGAGAACACCATCAAAGCTCTAGTAGCTGAGCTTaagttgatgtcaaaagag gttgaagaaattgAACTGGCAGATGTAGCTGCAGTTAGTGCAGGTAACAACTATGAAGTTGGAAATATGATAGCTGAAGCGATGAGTAAAGTGGGAAGAAAGGGTGTAGTGACCCTGGAAGAAGGGAAAAGTGCTGAGAACAGCTTGTATGTTGTAGAAGGAATGCAGTTTGATCGTGGTTATATCTCCCCTTACTTTGTTACTGACAGTGATAAGATGGCTGTTGAATATGAAAATTGCAAG TTGCTACTTGTTGACAAAAAGATAACAAATGCAAGGGATCTTATTAATGTTTTGGAAGATGCTATTAGAGGGGGATATCCAATCTTGATTATTGCAGAAGACATTGAGCAGGAAGCTCTTGCTACTCTTGTCGTGAACAAGCTTAGAGGGGCTCTAAAGATTGGTGCACTTAAAGCTCCTGGTTTCGGAGAGCGCAGGAGCCAATATCTTGATGATATTGCTATCCTTACTGGAG GAACTGTGATTAGAGATGAGGTTGGATTATCCCTGGACAAGGCTGACAAGGAGGTTTTGGGGCATGCTGCCAAAGTGGTGCTCACCAAGGATACAACCACAATTGTTGGTGATGGCAGCACTGAGGGTGCAGTTAATAAACGAGTTGCCCAGATCAGAAACCTTGTTGAG GCAACTGAGCAAGACTATGAAAAAGAGAAACTTAATGAAAGAACTGCAAAACTTTCAGGTGGTGTTGCTGTCATTCAG gttggagcacaaacaGAAACAGAACTTAAAGAAAAGAAATTGAGAGTAGAGGATGCCCTCAATGCGACAAAG gCAGCTGTTGAGGAAGGTATTGTAGTTGGTGGTGGGTGCACACTGTTGCGACTTGCATCAAAGGTTGACACCATCAAGAACACTCTCGATAATGATGAGCAAAAG GTTGGAGCAGATATTGTTAAAAGGGCATTAAGTTATCCAATGAAGTTAATTGCCAAGAATGCAGGGGTCAATGGAAGTGTTGTGATTGAAAAG GTGCTTTCTAGTGACAATCCGAAGTATGGTTACAATGCTGCAATTGGGAAGTATGAGGATTTGATGGCTGCTGGCATTATTGATCCAACGAAG GTGATAAGATGCTGCCTGGAGCATGCAGCTTCAGTTGCAAGGACCTTCCTCACATCTGATGCTGTGGTAGTGGACATCAAGGAACCTGAACCTATTGCTGCAGGAAACCCCATGGATAATTCAG GTTATGGATACTGA
- the LOC131157157 gene encoding ruBisCO large subunit-binding protein subunit beta, chloroplastic isoform X3, with translation MAKELYLNKDGSAIKKLQIGVNKLADLVGVTLGPKGRNVVLESKYGSPKIVNDGVTVAKEVELEDPVENIGAKLVRQAASKTNDLAGDGTTTSVVLAQGLIAEGVKVVAAGANPVQITRGIENTIKALVAELKLMSKEVEEIELADVAAVSAGNNYEVGNMIAEAMSKVGRKGVVTLEEGKSAENSLYVVEGMQFDRGYISPYFVTDSDKMAVEYENCKLLLVDKKITNARDLINVLEDAIRGGYPILIIAEDIEQEALATLVVNKLRGALKIGALKAPGFGERRSQYLDDIAILTGGTVIRDEVGLSLDKADKEVLGHAAKVVLTKDTTTIVGDGSTEGAVNKRVAQIRNLVEATEQDYEKEKLNERTAKLSGGVAVIQVGAQTETELKEKKLRVEDALNATKAAVEEGIVVGGGCTLLRLASKVDTIKNTLDNDEQKVGADIVKRALSYPMKLIAKNAGVNGSVVIEKVLSSDNPKYGYNAAIGKYEDLMAAGIIDPTKSLRVGPSLHDELSLSLSLPPRKSFTPDVDNRMWTWFIPKAMDNPKTIRGQAIFESCLKSKNIHCANLENMYSQSANDKCRCQVNLYWC, from the exons ATGGCTAAGGAGTTGTACCTCAATAAGGATGGTTCTGCTATCAAGAAGCTACAG ATTGGGGTTAACAAGCTTGCAGATCTGGTCGGGGTCACTCTTGGTCCAAAAGGGAGGAATGTTGTTTTGGAGAGCAAGTATGGTTCACCGAAAATTGTTAATGATGGTGTGACTGTGGCCAAAGAG GTTGAGTTGGAGGACCCTGTTGAGAACATAGGTGCAAAGTTGGTGAGGCAAGCTGCCTCAAAGACCAATGATTTAGCTGGAGATGGCACAACTACTTCTGTTGTCTTGGCCCAGGGTCTGATTGCTGAAGGTGTTAAG GTGGTAGCAGCTGGGGCAAACCCTGTTCAGATCACTAGGGGTATTGAGAACACCATCAAAGCTCTAGTAGCTGAGCTTaagttgatgtcaaaagag gttgaagaaattgAACTGGCAGATGTAGCTGCAGTTAGTGCAGGTAACAACTATGAAGTTGGAAATATGATAGCTGAAGCGATGAGTAAAGTGGGAAGAAAGGGTGTAGTGACCCTGGAAGAAGGGAAAAGTGCTGAGAACAGCTTGTATGTTGTAGAAGGAATGCAGTTTGATCGTGGTTATATCTCCCCTTACTTTGTTACTGACAGTGATAAGATGGCTGTTGAATATGAAAATTGCAAG TTGCTACTTGTTGACAAAAAGATAACAAATGCAAGGGATCTTATTAATGTTTTGGAAGATGCTATTAGAGGGGGATATCCAATCTTGATTATTGCAGAAGACATTGAGCAGGAAGCTCTTGCTACTCTTGTCGTGAACAAGCTTAGAGGGGCTCTAAAGATTGGTGCACTTAAAGCTCCTGGTTTCGGAGAGCGCAGGAGCCAATATCTTGATGATATTGCTATCCTTACTGGAG GAACTGTGATTAGAGATGAGGTTGGATTATCCCTGGACAAGGCTGACAAGGAGGTTTTGGGGCATGCTGCCAAAGTGGTGCTCACCAAGGATACAACCACAATTGTTGGTGATGGCAGCACTGAGGGTGCAGTTAATAAACGAGTTGCCCAGATCAGAAACCTTGTTGAG GCAACTGAGCAAGACTATGAAAAAGAGAAACTTAATGAAAGAACTGCAAAACTTTCAGGTGGTGTTGCTGTCATTCAG gttggagcacaaacaGAAACAGAACTTAAAGAAAAGAAATTGAGAGTAGAGGATGCCCTCAATGCGACAAAG gCAGCTGTTGAGGAAGGTATTGTAGTTGGTGGTGGGTGCACACTGTTGCGACTTGCATCAAAGGTTGACACCATCAAGAACACTCTCGATAATGATGAGCAAAAG GTTGGAGCAGATATTGTTAAAAGGGCATTAAGTTATCCAATGAAGTTAATTGCCAAGAATGCAGGGGTCAATGGAAGTGTTGTGATTGAAAAG GTGCTTTCTAGTGACAATCCGAAGTATGGTTACAATGCTGCAATTGGGAAGTATGAGGATTTGATGGCTGCTGGCATTATTGATCCAACGAAG AGCCTTCGGGTCGGTCCAAGCCTCCACgatgaactctctctctctctctctctcccaccaAGGAAAAGTTTTACCCCAGATGTTGATAATAGAATGTGGACTTGGTTCATTCCTAAGGCAATGGACAACCCAAAAACAATACGAGGACAAGCTATCTTTGAAAGCTGCTTGAAATCCAAAAACATACACTGCGCGAATCTTGAGAACATGTACTCCCAGTCAGCAAACGACAAGTGCAGATGTCAAGTTAATCTTTATTGGTGTTGA